The sequence TCGCTATCAATTTTTCTGCACCCTATTTGGCGAGCATACTTTTCAGTTTTATTTCTAATTTTTCCTCTAACAAAGAAGGGGATCTTTGAAAGCTCTTCTTTCCCTTCTGTAGTCCAAATAGGACTTTCTTCTGATATCAAAGCTTCCGTTGTGTCTAGTGAAGAGTCTTTTTCTTTGTTCTCAGTGTGCCCTCCTAAGTGCCCTAGATGGCTCTGATGTCCATCAACAAATTCAAAATCATGGCGGAACATTCCAATCAAATGCTCTTCTAGCCCCATCATTAATGGATGAACCCAGCTGTCGAAAATCACGTTTGCACCTTCCCAACCCATTTGTGGGCTATAGCGGGCAGGCACATCCTGTACATGCATTGGGGTGCTAATTACAGCACAAGGAATTCCTAATCGTTTGGCACTATGCCTCTCCATTTGAGTGCCAAGAACAAGCTCCGGCGAAACACTTGCCATCGCTTCTTCTACTTTTAGATAATCATTGCTAATTAGCGCTTCTATCCCCAGATCTTTGGCCGCAGCACGAACTGAACGTGCCATTTCTCGGCTGTAGGTCCCGAGCCCTACGACTTCAAATCCAAGCTCTTCGTTGGCGATTCGTGCTGCTGCAAGAGCATGCGTACCATCACCGAAAATAAAGACTCTTTTCCCTGTGAGGTAGTTGGAATCTACTGATTGTGAGTACCAAGTGAGTCTTGATTGATTTTCCTGTTTGCCAGGGTTCGAAGGCGGCATCCCTAACAGCTCATGTAGTTCGAGTAAAAAGTCATTTGTTGCTCCCACACCAATAGGAACAGTTTTGCTGAAAGGCATGCCAAAATTACGTTCAAGCCAGAGACAGATTGGCTCTGCGATTTCTGGATAAAGGCAGACATTTATATCGGCTTTTGGCAGTCTTATGAGATCGGCTGGGGAAGAACCTAGAGGTGCGATGACATTGATATCGATGCCATTCTCACCAAGGAGCTTTTGGATTTCAAGAACATCGTCACGACAGCGAAATCCAAGAAGGGAGGGGCCTAAGAGATTTACCTTTGGTCGCCGCCCTTCCTTTTTCCATGCTTGGGCATCATGATTTTTATTCTCTGGCGTTTGCTTGCTAAGGAGTCCTCTGACAAGTTGATAAAAAGTCTCAGAGGCACCCCAATTTTCTTTTTTGCTATAAGCAGGAAGCTCAAGACTGATTATGGGAAGGTCGAACCCCATTCCTGCTGCAAGAGAACCTGGCTGGTCTTGAATGAGTTCGGCTGTGCAACTTTCGCCAACCAGAAGAGCTTCTGGTTCAAAGCGTTCAACAGCTTCGCGGATATGACCTTTGACTAGTTCCGCAGTATCCCCGCCGAGATCTCTGGCTTGAAAAGTGGTGTAGGTGACTGGAGGCCTTCGCCCCCGTCGTTCGATCATAGTGAAAAGTAGATCTGCGTAAGTGTCTCCTTGTGGAGCATGTAAAACGTAATGCACACCTTCCATCGAAGATGCAATTCTCATGGCTCCTATGTGAGGAGGACCTTCATATGTCCAGAGGGTAAGTTCCATTGATCAAGCGTGAGTAAGGATTTTTTGATTAAGGAGATTTCGTCGATGGAGAGGTCTGAAGAAAAGTTCTGCAAGGTCTGCAGCTTGATCAATTCCATGAATTGGGCTGAAGACAAGCTCGATAGACCACTTTGTGGAGATACCTTCTGCTTCTAAGGGATTTGCTAATCCCATTCCACAAACCACTAAATCTGGGGATTTTTGCCTCACTCTGTCTAGCTGCTTTTCGACATGCTGTCCTTCCATGACAACTGTATTTGGAGGTAGCAGCTCTAATTCAGGTTGCATTAGCTCCCTGTTGAGATAAGGGGTTCCTATTTCAACGAGTTCCATGCCGCATTCTCTATGAAGAAAACGTGCTAGAGGAATTTCTAATTGCGATTCAGGTAATAGAAAAAGGCGTTTACCTGAAAGTTTTGCTTTATATGTCTCTAGTGCCTTGCGGGAGCGAATGATCAATGGTTCCAATATTGATTGAACTAAGGATGCTTCAATTTTGAAAGCTTTTGCTGCTGCTTCCATCCATAGACGACTACCTTCTATACCTAAAGGGAATGGTGCCTGCAGTATTTCGGCCCCTCTGTCTCTAAGGACTCTTGCTGTTTCAGTAAGATACGGCTGAGTGAGAAGTACTTTTGTATTAGCCCCAACGGAGGGCAGATCTACTGATTCCCTCGGTGGAAGGCTTGCAACTTTTTCAATTCCTAGACGGTTGAAAAGTTTAATTAGTCTGTCTTCTACAGGGTTTGCAAGGGTGCCGACTAAAAGCAGTTGATTTTCTTGACTCTCAGGCATTAATGGAACAAGAGCTTTTAGGGCTCCATCTTCACCTTGGGTAAAGGTTGTTTCAATTCCACTGCCCGAATAGTTCAATACTCTTACTCGACCCTGAAAAAGAGAATTAAGTCTTTCAGCAACTCTGGCTAGATCAATTTTAATGACTTCACTAGGGCAAGAACCCACAAGAAAGAGGGTACGAATTTCGGGCCTTCTTTCTAACAACTCTTTTACGACTCGATCTAATTCATCGTGAGCGTCAGCAAGGCCAGCTAGATCTCTTTCTTCAAGAATGGCAGTGCCAAAACGTGGCTCCGCAAAAATCATTACTCCAGCTGCACTTTGAATTAGATGGGCACAAGTTCGTGACCCAACAACAAGGAAAAAGGCATCAGGCATTCGCCGATGGAGCCAAACAATTGATGTAAGCCCGCAGAAGACTTCGCGAGGGCCAGTTTCTTTAAGCAGCGTTGCGCCGCCCATGCTTTTCTCTCAAATCTTTATTAAAACTGCCCGGATTATTGGCAAATGGTCATTAGCAACGGAAACTCTTTGGAATTGGAAATTATTTGTTGCACTTTCGTAGTAATTCTAAGAGAGGTGTTTTGGCTCTTTTACTGGTCAGAATTTAAGGTTTGAACCTGTATTAAAACTTGGAATTACTTGTGTAAATTATGTTTGTTGAACTTGTAGATACTAGTTATAGTCAATCATTTCAGCTGTTGGACTTGAAGTGCCTAAGCAAGAAAAAATTATTACGCAATTAGGTCACACATTAATTATGGGTTAGATCTTTAGAATATTTGGATTGTATATGTGTCATGAAACCCTGATTAATACTGCCGACTAGTTCCGCCAATGAGAATTGTTTCTTTCAGCTTTATTTAGTTTCCAAACATTTCGACTGATCCGTCTTGCTATAAGGCCACCCCTCTCTGTTTTTGATGAGCCTGGCCGTGAGCCTAATAGTTGAGTTACTTCAGAAGTGCTTAAGGGAGCACCAGTTTCTATAGCCAGTGCTGTTAATTCAAGTCGTTGACGAAGCGAAACAAGATCAGCTTTTTCTCCAGTCCCTTCGGTTGACCAGTCCCACCCTGAGATGCCCTCACGGGACATTTTTTGCATTAGGCCTAGACCTATTAAACCCAAGGTCTGCTCTGCTTTTAGCTCAGCAGGCAAAGTGCTTGAATTGGATACATTTTCTTGAGGAGTAGACATTCTCTTAATTCGTAGATTTACTCGAAGTTATCGGCTCTTATTCAGCCCGCAAGTTCTTTTTTTTTTCTAGATCGTCATTTCGTCCAGTATTATCCGCGCCATGAACGGATTCGCCAGCTTGGAGAATCGTGAGCGGCGACTTGGAAGGAGCTCGCTCATTACTGGGACTGAGGTGCAGCCTCAGTCTTCTGGTGCAAGCTGCGTAATTACTACTGATTCAGAGACAGCGCGTGTTGCCCGGCAGGCAAGTCATGTACAACAAATTGAGTTAAGAACATATATTTTCCTTGACTCTCTTCAGCCTCAGTTAGCTGCCTATATGGGGACGGTGAGTCAGGGATTTTTACCTATTCCTGGAGATGCATGTCTTTGGATGGAGGTTTCTCCAGGGATGGCAGTTCATAGAGTTACTGATATTGCCCTTAAAGCAAGCAATGTTCGACTTGGCCAGATGGTGGTTGAGCGGGCTTTTGGATCATTAGCTCTTTATCATCGAGATCAAAGCACAGTCCTGCATTCCGGAGATGTGGTGCTGGATGCTATTGGTAGCAGTATTGATAGACGGAAGCCATGTGATGTGAGTTGGACTGAGGTAATTCGAGCAATTACCCCGGACCATGCAGTTCTTATTAATCGTCAGAATCGTCGGGGTTCAATGATTGAGTCTGGGATGAGTATGTTTATTCTTGAAACAGAGCCAGCTGGTTATGTGCTTATAGCGGCTAATGAAGCTGAGAAATCCTCAAATATTACTGTCGTAGATGTTAAGGGTGTAGGAGCTTTTGGCCGATTAACTCTTGCAGGAAAAGAGGGTGATGTAGAAGAGGCAGCAGCTGCCGCAATGCGAGCTATTGATCAGATAAACAATTAGATCAAGTTACGAAATTTCTAAGGCTTGGCGAAGGTAAGGCGCAATTTCACGTGCTGCCTTACCTCTACTTCCAAGCTTTGAAAGTTGCTCTTGTGTTAATTCTCCATAGGTACATTGAGCTTCTCTAACCCAAAAAAGTGATTCGAACTCTCCACCAGGATAGGCAGGTTCTTTAAGTAGTTCTCCCCAGCAAATCCCTTCGGCTGATTTGACCGGATTGCCTTCTGGGTCACATAAAATCATGACACTGTGGAATCGAGCACTTCGATAGGGGCTATTACCAAGTGCATCAAGGATTTTTTGTAGTTTTTTTTCATTAGTCTTTGCAAATCGAGCAGAGTAAATTCCTGGTTGGCCATTCAGCGCATCTACCTCCAATCCAGAGTCATCAGCAATTACCCAGCTGCTTGTGACTTTTGCTACTGCTTTAGCTTTGAGTAGGGCATTTTCAAGATAGGTAGACCCTGTTTCTTCTACTTCTAGATCCTTTGGTTGGCGTTGAATAGTTAGAGGTAAGGGTCCAAGCATTGCCTCGATTTCAGCAACTTTTTTATGGTTGCCACTAGCAATAGTTAATAGAGGCCTTGTCAAAATAAGTCGCTTTTCATAAACACCATTTTGCAAGGTCAGAGATCTTTCCAAATTATGTTTTTTAGATTTATTTGAGACAGGGAGGGTTGAACATTCCACCCCTAAGCAATAGCTAGGGACCTGTCTCGGTGGTAGAAAATACTTACCTTCCGCGCAGACTTCAACTCAATGTGCTGAAGCCCTCATCAAAATAACCACAGCTGTTTTTAACTGTCATGGACAGGGTGATAAGCAGAGCTTATAAAAGATAGAAAAGAAGGTAATCGGGTATTTAGTCAAATTTGCTTGACGTAAGCGTGGTCTTCAAAGCATTGTCCATAGCGAACATTCCATCCCTTTATTTTTAGGCAGGCTATGGCTAGCGAAACAATGGGCATCGCCCTCGGCATGATCGAGACACGAGGCCTCGTGCCAGCAATTGAAGCGGCTGATGCTATGACCAAGGCAGCTGAAGTGCGCCTTATTGGTCGTGAATTTGTCGGAGGTGGTTACGTAACTGTTTTGGTTCGTGGAGAAACTGGTGCTGTTAACGCAGCTGTTCGTGCAGGAGCTGACGCATGTGAGCGTGTTGGTGATGGTCTTGTTGCTGCACACATCATTGCTCGTCCTCATCGTGAAGTTGAGCCAGCTCTTGGTAACGGTGCCTTCCTTGGTCAAAAGGACTGAGACCTGACGACGATCTTTTGAGAAGGATCGCAACATCTCAATCTTCTAAACCGATTTAAAGGAGTTTTCTTATGAGCAAGAAGTATGACGCTGGGGTCAAGGAGTACAGAGATACCTACTGGACTCCGGACTATGTGCCCCTAGATACCGACCTTTTGGCCTGTTTTAAGTGCACTGGCCAGGAAGGAGTCCCCAGAGAGGAAGTTGCAGCAGCAGTTGCGGCCGAATCTTCTACAGGTACTTGGTCGACAGTTTGGTCAGAGTTATTAACTGATCTTGAGTTCTATAAGGGTCGTTGTTACCGCATAGAAGATGTCCCTGGTGACAAGGAATCCTTTTATGCATTCATCGCTTACCCTCTCGATCTTTTTGAGGAGGGCTCAATAACAAACGTTCTTACATCTTTAGTTGGTAACGTTTTTGGCTTTAAGGCTCTTCGCCATCTTCGCTTGGAAGATATTCGCTTCCCGATGGCCTTCATTAAGACATGTGGTGGGCCTCCAAACGGAATCGTTGTTGAACGAGACCGCCTGAATAAATATGGTCGTCCCCTCTTGGGTTGCACAATTAAGCCAAAGCTTGGCCTTTCGGGTAAGAACTATGGTCGAGTTGTTTATGAGTGTCTTAGAGGAGGCCTTGATTTAACCAAGGACGATGAGAACATAAACTCACAACCTTTCCAACGTTGGAGAGAGCGTTTTGAGTTTGTTGCTGAGGCTGTAAAGCTTGCTCAACAGGAGACTGGTGAAGTTAAAGGCCATT comes from Prochlorococcus sp. MIT 1307 and encodes:
- a CDS encoding ferredoxin:protochlorophyllide reductase (ATP-dependent) subunit B; this encodes MELTLWTYEGPPHIGAMRIASSMEGVHYVLHAPQGDTYADLLFTMIERRGRRPPVTYTTFQARDLGGDTAELVKGHIREAVERFEPEALLVGESCTAELIQDQPGSLAAGMGFDLPIISLELPAYSKKENWGASETFYQLVRGLLSKQTPENKNHDAQAWKKEGRRPKVNLLGPSLLGFRCRDDVLEIQKLLGENGIDINVIAPLGSSPADLIRLPKADINVCLYPEIAEPICLWLERNFGMPFSKTVPIGVGATNDFLLELHELLGMPPSNPGKQENQSRLTWYSQSVDSNYLTGKRVFIFGDGTHALAAARIANEELGFEVVGLGTYSREMARSVRAAAKDLGIEALISNDYLKVEEAMASVSPELVLGTQMERHSAKRLGIPCAVISTPMHVQDVPARYSPQMGWEGANVIFDSWVHPLMMGLEEHLIGMFRHDFEFVDGHQSHLGHLGGHTENKEKDSSLDTTEALISEESPIWTTEGKEELSKIPFFVRGKIRNKTEKYARQIGCRKIDSETLYDAKAHFKA
- a CDS encoding ferredoxin:protochlorophyllide reductase (ATP-dependent) subunit N produces the protein MGGATLLKETGPREVFCGLTSIVWLHRRMPDAFFLVVGSRTCAHLIQSAAGVMIFAEPRFGTAILEERDLAGLADAHDELDRVVKELLERRPEIRTLFLVGSCPSEVIKIDLARVAERLNSLFQGRVRVLNYSGSGIETTFTQGEDGALKALVPLMPESQENQLLLVGTLANPVEDRLIKLFNRLGIEKVASLPPRESVDLPSVGANTKVLLTQPYLTETARVLRDRGAEILQAPFPLGIEGSRLWMEAAAKAFKIEASLVQSILEPLIIRSRKALETYKAKLSGKRLFLLPESQLEIPLARFLHRECGMELVEIGTPYLNRELMQPELELLPPNTVVMEGQHVEKQLDRVRQKSPDLVVCGMGLANPLEAEGISTKWSIELVFSPIHGIDQAADLAELFFRPLHRRNLLNQKILTHA
- a CDS encoding BMC domain-containing protein — its product is MNGFASLENRERRLGRSSLITGTEVQPQSSGASCVITTDSETARVARQASHVQQIELRTYIFLDSLQPQLAAYMGTVSQGFLPIPGDACLWMEVSPGMAVHRVTDIALKASNVRLGQMVVERAFGSLALYHRDQSTVLHSGDVVLDAIGSSIDRRKPCDVSWTEVIRAITPDHAVLINRQNRRGSMIESGMSMFILETEPAGYVLIAANEAEKSSNITVVDVKGVGAFGRLTLAGKEGDVEEAAAAAMRAIDQINN
- the rdgB gene encoding RdgB/HAM1 family non-canonical purine NTP pyrophosphatase; translated protein: MTRPLLTIASGNHKKVAEIEAMLGPLPLTIQRQPKDLEVEETGSTYLENALLKAKAVAKVTSSWVIADDSGLEVDALNGQPGIYSARFAKTNEKKLQKILDALGNSPYRSARFHSVMILCDPEGNPVKSAEGICWGELLKEPAYPGGEFESLFWVREAQCTYGELTQEQLSKLGSRGKAAREIAPYLRQALEIS
- a CDS encoding BMC domain-containing protein, which translates into the protein MASETMGIALGMIETRGLVPAIEAADAMTKAAEVRLIGREFVGGGYVTVLVRGETGAVNAAVRAGADACERVGDGLVAAHIIARPHREVEPALGNGAFLGQKD